In Salarias fasciatus chromosome 20, fSalaFa1.1, whole genome shotgun sequence, a single window of DNA contains:
- the sarnp gene encoding SAP domain-containing ribonucleoprotein, whose translation MAEVIELQKLKLAELRQECEARALETKGNKGELIARLQAYLEEHEEDVDVDDVLAEESGDFSKVESTNNVNVNKSADPADSEGPAEKKVVKITPPSSSSERLQKRAERFNMPASSESKKAIRAARFGLPTDASSPSPGQVANSKPGVNVDLLKKRAERFGVNVSSVSQKMEEDEKLKKRKERFGILTSAGTAAAADVEAKKMKRAERFGKV comes from the exons ATGGCCGAAGTCATCGAGCTGCAGAAGCTGAAG CTTGCTGAGCTGAGGCAGGAATGTGAGGCCCGAGCCTTGGAGACCAAGGGAAACAAGGGGGAGCTGATTGCACGACTCCAAGCGTACCTGGAGGAGCATG AAGAGGATGTGGACGTAGACGACGTGCTGGCTGAGGAATCCGGG GACTTCTCAAAAGTTGAGAGCACCAACAATGTAAATGTCAACAAAAGTGCCGACCCAGCGGACAGTGAGGG acCTGCTGAGAAGAAAGTGGTGAAAATAACTCCTCCATCATCTTCTAGTGAA AGACTACAGAAGAGAGCTGAGCGCTTCAACATGCCGGCGTCCTCTGAAAGTAAGAAGGCCATCCGTGCAGCCAG gtttgGGTTACCCACAGATGCCTCCAGTCCCTCTCCTGGTCAAGTGGCAAACAGTAAACCTGGA GTGAATGTGGATCTGCTGAAGAAGAGAGCTGAAAGGTTTGGTGTGAACGTCTCCTCTGTTTCCCAGAAG ATGGAAGAGgatgaaaagctgaaaaagaggaaggagaggttcgggattttaacatctgctggaacagctgctgctgccgatgTTGAG GCAAAGAAAATGAAGCGAGCTGAAAGATTTGGAAAGGTGTAA